One genomic segment of Oncorhynchus mykiss isolate Arlee chromosome 10, USDA_OmykA_1.1, whole genome shotgun sequence includes these proteins:
- the LOC110510945 gene encoding uncharacterized protein LOC110510945 translates to MASTRQSALEYITNGRRRLIGRLQNLPLIVENLFQRKVLHEEEVSKIQAEVDHFDQTRKILDWVSAKGEVACYELLTILDITRKRTLDDADLQQWISCFPFEEDPEMTDYLVGSKPCHRYQTQLKCKARKITEGAWTQSCSLLPERCRNDGTFSYTPLVLDTDVCSSLSKIKMKNKKCKKARPKKLKSFIPLAKQETSPADLLKTHENKILLVGKPGIGKTSVTHQMLNLWAEKDHRELDYMFYFDVRDISHRKAMSLEDLLFNMYSEPNESKEEVLQDIKKNSENVVIIFDGITDLSSLSVVKDLVENLLPDAKVVTTCRPDQSEDFLTDWPTDWFRVEVKGFSDESIRAYLTQMLSAEPDSLSSVLNNLELFSLCHVPMYALMVVACIYFPTSVASKQTCTITEMYINILRHCIQKHSGKRLEDHNKCLKKNREKILSLAEIAFDATNEKNMNLTTLSCEESSVHFAFLGAFMVNISPTESFTCAAFLHYTMQEFFGALWLLQNPDKIREVLEKCQTEEWKHTKHLIPFLCGLLNERNTRLVNSLVPAEQIKKTSDWFFKEVVNTFLPSQTNQDHAEGGAPESEKDLLFLCQCLYEYQSTEACLLLLDKLDYHLDLSGEHLDPHQCCAVSYVTSQSAERKVGLDLNGCTVSDQGVRLILGSLKNVRHLGPSSDDSSDPSMLCQLWTTLLSSEAEMDFTSLLGICGNELHLPVQGEGRVFERAEEVMKQSLERVHLCVHWDQRTVLSKALSKTILKCLPNINKLRFTPLQHQRGSPERLETEEKAVLLDLCLQAALDHTETFQRTVNTLLSLFSVYQTERYDILLDLYSHVKYNRNQTARSILPSWKPLYQSAPAVWSIDLSERKASLLLEVLKLQPGKKPVELKDWSDEESEVRSFLQCLPYISQLRFSLLKDIKRTNREKTFLLNLCLQAALHERETIQTAVEKVLSLSKVYHNQKCDFLLDLFSHVKDYETQTGRSVLPALQPVYQSASPAVWSIDLSERKASLLLEVLKLQPEQKPVELKDWSDEESEVRSFLQCLPYISQLSFTPPQDQRRSPEERTKRERTFLLNLCLQAALHERETIQTTVEKVLSLSKVNHNQKCDFLLDLFSHVKGYETQTGRRVLPALQTVYQSASPAIWSIVLSERKASLLLEVLKLQPEKKPVELKGWSDEESEVRSFLQCLPYISQLSFCPRRSDSSKQIKFLVDLLSQAAEWEEQTGEKTLKLVSSVCTYSTFPYRHGDNSEQSDFLLDLYSHVRDYETQTGRSVLPALQAVYQSARPAVWSIDLRKRKASLLLEVLKLQPEKKPVELKSWSDEESEVRSFLQCLPYISQLSFCPWRSVPSKQIKFLVDLLSQAAEWEEQTGEKTLKLVSSVWTYSTFPFPYGDSSEQSDFLIDLFSHVKDYETQTGRSFLPALQPVYQSAPAVWSIDLSERKASLLLEVLKLQPEKKPVELMGWSEEESVVRSFLQCLPYISQLCFHPWRSDPSKQIKFLVDLLSQAAEWEEQTGEKTLKLVSSVCTYRTFPFLSGYNHKQSDFLLDLFSHVKDYETQTGSRVLPALQTVYQSAPAVWSIDLSERKASLLLEVLKLQPEKKPVELKGWSDEESEVRSFLQCLPYISQLSFTPSQGQRRSPEERRKRERTFLLNLCLQAALHERETIQTTVEKVLSLSKVHHNQKCDFLLDLFSHVKDYETQTGRRVLPALQPVYQSAPAVWSIDLSERKTSRLLEVLKLQPEKKPVELKDWSDEESEVRSFLQCLPYISQLSFHPWWSDPSKQIKFLVDLLSQAAEWEEQTGEKTLKLVSSVWTYSTFPYHYGDNYKQSDSLLDLYSHVKDYETQTGRSVLPALQTVYQSAPAVWSIDLRKRKAYLLLEVLKLQPEKKPVELKGWSDEESEVRSFLQCLSYISQLSFCPVWSDPSKQIKFLVDLLSQAAEWEEQTGEKTLKLVSSVCTYSTFPFHYGDNYKQSDFLLDLYSHVRDYETQTGRSFLPALQAVYQSARPAVWSIDLRKRKASLLLEVLKLQPEKKPVELKSWSDEESEVRSFLQCLPYISQLSCGDDRFFQTVCESIPVRSREEDQQLASLLQALGSTLSLGGELPRKTCRSVGRVLGLCASRVDLTLTPSKISLQGAALLLRHESKLHKLRLSVGVAVKLSRLVRRTGRGATPLTVPELSLVLKSSQPPERVLSRALSSVASLLRLWRVQCLDLTDFCIQGHSLITLLCHQGPLSLRLNSETLQQLTVVVYEAQDKDLTQWFLEKVGGDLTSCRLDWEVLLSLMQHSTHNITVDLRKNRLLEKNSSDLLPFLGRVTLKRSSSSFVKSSIRQIYDSRASDCVSSLLSSSDHWINLNSRELDRVDCTALCFTLLHSHQVKVNLLWTSIPPGEIESILPLLDRVSQLSVDRRLLLSFLQCCAASQIHQGAPPLPTAVWLLRSLHYRLDFSCSSSVDLSAQDQGEALCLTTDHCRAINSVLKQNQHGTPLVQNQVQIILRDCEVEDRALRELLPILNIVKLSPSKALLLQLLYLVCEGIEEGLLRHAESLCRALDGELDLSETRLDQKACGSLALVLEHSEGLSELDLSHCQLTDHQLQPLITHLHKVQVLDLSHNDITDALTDRILQLVSTNTSIHTVRLFNNRIQDRRPFLTDKRFDIW, encoded by the exons ATGGCTTCTACAAGACAATCTGCTTTAGAGTACATTACAAATGGAAGGCGACGTCTCATTGGAAGGCTCCAGAATCTGCCCCTCATTGTGGAAAACCTGTTCCAGCGCAAGGTTCTTCACGAGGAGGAAGTCAGTAAAATTCAGGCTGAAGTTGACCATTTTGACCAAACCAGAAAAATACTGGACTGGGTCTCGGCCAAAGGAGAGGTTGCATGCTACGAGTTACTGACGATTCTAGACATCACAAGGAAGAGGACCTTAGATGATGCTGACTTACAGCAATGGATCAGCTGCTTCCCCTTCGAGGAAGACCCAGAGATGACAGACTACCTTGTTG GTTCAAAACCCTGTCACAGATATCAGACACAGCTGAAATGTAAAGCACGGAAGATCACAGAGGGTGCATGGACACAAAGCTGTAGTCTCCTACCAGAGAGATGTAGAAATGATGGGACGTTCTCTTACACCCCTCTTGTGTTAGATACAGATGTGTGTTCATCTCTCTCTAAAATTAAAATGAAGAATAAAAAATGCAAGAAAGCTCGGCCTAAAAAGCTAAAGAGCTTCATCCCCTTGGCCAAACAGGAAACATCCCCAGCTGACCTGCTTAAAACACATGAGAATAAAATCCTCCTGGTTGGAAAACCTGGAATTGGAAAAACATCAGTCACCCATCAGATGTTGAACCTCTGGGCAGAGAAAGATCACAGAGAACTagattacatgttttattttgacGTGAGAGACAtttcacacagaaaagccatgaGCCTGGAGGACCTTCTCTTTAACATGTACAGTGAGCCAAACGAAAGTAAAGAAGAAGTGTTACAGGATATTAAGAAGAACTCTGAAAACGTTGTCATCATATTTGATGGAATCAcagacctctcctctctgtcggtagtaaaggaccttgtggagaACCTCCTCCCGGATGCAAAGGTTGTGACCACATGCAGACCAGATCAATCGGAAGACTTCCTGACAGACTGGCCCACAGACTGGTTCAGAGTGGAGGTGAAAGGGTTCAGTGATGAATCCATCAGGGCTTATTTAACACAGATGCTGAGTGCTGAGCCTGACTCCTTGAGCAGTGTGTTAAACAACCTAGAGTTGTTCAGTCTGTGCCATGTCCCAATGTACGCACTGATGGTGGTTGCCTGCATTTATTTCCCTACATCAGTGGCTTCTAAACAGACATGCACTATAACTGAAATGTACATCAACATCCTCCGTCACTGCATCCAAAAACACAGTGGCAAACGACTGGAAGATCACAATAAGTGTCTCaaaaaaaacagagagaaaatATTGTCTTTGGCAGAAATTGCTTTTGATGCAACAAATGAGAAAAACATGAACTTGACAACACTGAGTTGTGAAGAAAGCAGTGTCCATTTTGCGTTCTTGGGGGCATTTATGGTTAACATTTCACCCACAGAGTCATTCACTTGCGCTGCATTTCTCCATTATACAATGCAGGAGTTCTTTGGTGCCCTTTGGCTCTTACAGAATCCAGACAAAATCAGAGAGGTTCTAGAGAAGTGCCAAACTGAAGAATGGAAACACACAAAACACTTAATTCCTTTCCTGTGTGGGCTTCTGAATGAGAGGAATACTAGATTGGTAAACAGTCTAGTTCCAGCTGAACAGATCAAGAAGACATCAGATTGGTTCTTCAAGGAAGTGGTGAACACATTTCTTCCATCTCAAACAAACCAAGATCATGCAGAAGGTGGTGCTCCCGAGTCTGAGAAAGATCTTCTGTTTTTGTGTCAGTGCTTGTATGAATATCAGTCTACTGAGGCCTGTCTGCTTCTCCTGGACAAACTGGACTATCATCTAGACCTGAGTGGAGAACATCTTGATCCTCACCAGTGCTGTGCAGTCTCTTATGTGACAAGTCAGTCTGCAGAGAGAAAGGTTGGCTTGGACCTGAACGGCTGCACTGTGTCAGACCAAGGAGTAAGGCTGATACTGGGCTCTCTGAAGAATGTCAGACATCTTGG ACCATCCTCTGATGATTCATCTGACCCCTCAATGTTGTGTCAACTCTGGACAACTTTGCTGAGCAGTGAGGCAGAGATGGACTTCACCAGCTTACTTGGTATCTGTGGAAATGAGTTGCACCTTCCAGTCCAGGGTGAAGGACGAGTGTTTGAGAGAGCAGAAGAAGTGATGAAGCAGAGTCTAGAGAGGGTTCATCTCTGTGTACACTGGGATCAGAGAACTGTTCTCAGTAAAGCTCTCAGCAAAACCATCTTAAAGTGTCTACCAAATATCAACAAACTCAG GTTTACCCCTCTACAACATCAGAGAGGATCCCCTGAAAGACTGGAGACAGAAGAGAAAGCAGTCCTACTAGATTTGTGTCTACAAGCAGCACTAGATCACACAGAAACATTCCAGAGAACTGTGAACACACTGCTGTCACTGTTCTCTGTGTATCAAACTGAGAGATATGACATCCTGCTGGATCTGTACTCTCATGTGAAGTACAATAGGAATCAAACAGCCAGGAGTATCCTTCCATCATGGAAGCCACTTTACCAGTCAGCTCCTGCagtctggtccatagacctctcAGAGAGAAAGGCCTCCCTCCTCCTAGAGGTGCTGAAACTCCAACCAGGGAAGAAACCAGTAGAGCTGAAGGACTGGTCAGATGAAGAGAGTGAAGTGAGGAGTTTCCTTCAGTGTCTGCCCTACATCTCACAGCTGAG ATTTTCTCTACTgaaggacataaagaggacaaatAGAGAGAAGACATTCCTACTGAATCTGTGTCTTCAAGCAGCTCTCCATGAGAGAGAAACCATACAAACAGCTGTAGAGAAAGTGTTGTCGCTGTCTAAAGTATATCACAACCAGAAATGTGATTTCCTGCTGGATCTGTTCTCACATGTGAAGGACTATGAGACTCAAACAGGCAGGAGTGTCCTTCCAGCATTACAGCCAGTTTACCAGTCAGCCAGTCCTGCagtctggtccatagacctctcAGAGAGAAAGGCCTCCCTCCTCCTAGAAGTGCTGAAACTCCAACCAGAGCAGAAACCAGTAGAGCTGAAGGACTGGTCAGACGAAGAGAGTGAAGTGAGGAGTTTCCTTCAGTGTCTCCCCTACATCTCACAGCTGAG TTTTACTCCACCACAGGATCAGAGAAGATCCCCTgaagagaggacaaagagagagaggacattccTACTGAATCTGTGTCTTCAAGCAGCTCTCCATGAGAGAGAAACCATACAAACAACTGTAGAGAAAGTGTTGTCACTGTCTAAAGTAAATCACAACCAGAAATGTGATTTCCTGCTGGATCTGTTCTCACATGTGAAGGGCTATGAGACTCAAACAGGCAGGAGGGTCCTTCCAGCATTACAGACAGTTTACCAGTCAGCCAGTCCTGCTATCTGGTCCATAGTCCTCTCAGAGAGAAAGGCCTCCCTCCTCCTAGAAGTGCTGAAACTCCAACCAGAGAAGAAACCAGTAGAGCTGAAGGGCTGGTCAGATGAAGAGAGTGAAGTGAGGAGTTTCCTTCAGTGTCTGCCCTACATCTCACAGCTGAG TTTCTGTCCACGGAGGTCTGATTCCTCAAAGCAGATCAAGTTCCTGGTGGATCTCCTGTCTCAAGCAGCAGAGTGGGAGGagcagacaggagagaagacactGAAGCTGGTATCATCAGTGTGTACTTACAGCACCTTTCCTTATCGCCATGGAGACAATTCTGAACAGAGTGATTTCCTGCTGGATCTGTACTCACATGTGAGGGACTATGAGACTCAAACAGGCAGGAGTGTCCTTCCAGCATTACAGGCAGTTTACCAGTCAGCCAGGCCTGCagtctggtccatagacctcAGAAAGAGAAAGGCCTCCCTCCTCCTAGAAGTGCTGAAACTCCAACCAGAGAAGAAACCAGTAGAGCTTAAGAGCTGGTCAGATGAAGAGAGTGAAGTGAGGAGTTTCCTTCAGTGTCTGCCCTACATCTCACAGCTGAG TTTCTGTCCATGGAGGTCTGTTCCCTCAAAGCAGATCAAGTTCCTGGTGGATCTCCTGTCTCAAGCAGCAGAGTGGGAGGagcagacaggagagaagacactGAAGCTGGTATCATCAGTGTGGACTTACAGCACCTTTCCTTTTCCCTATGGAGACAGTTCTGAACAGAGTGATTTCCTGATTGATCTGTTCTCACATGTGAAGGACTATGAGACTCAAACAGGCAGGAGTTTCCTTCCAGCATTACAGCCAGTTTACCAGTCAGCTCCTGCagtctggtccatagacctctcAGAGAGAAAGGCCTCCCTCCTCCTAGAAGTGCTGAAACTCCAACCAGAGAAGAAACCAGTAGAGCTGATGGGTTGGTCAGAAGAAGAGAGTGTAGTGAGGAGTTTCCTTCAGTGTCTGCCCTACATCTCACAGCTGTG TTTCCATCCATGGAGGTCTGATCCCTCAAAGCAGATCAAGTTCCTGGTGGATCTCCTGTCTCAAGCAGCAGAGTGGGAGGagcagacaggagagaagacactGAAACTGGTATCATCAGTGTGTACTTACAGAACCTTTCCTTTTCTCAGTGGATACAATCATAAACAGAGTGATTTCCTGTTGGATCTGTTCTCACATGTGAAGGACTATGAGACTCAAACAGGCAGCAGAGTCCTTCCAGCATTACAGACAGTTTACCAGTCAGCTCCTGCagtctggtccatagacctctcAGAGAGAAAGGCCTCCCTCCTCCTAGAAGTGCTGAAACTCCAACCAGAGAAGAAACCAGTAGAGCTGAAGGGCTGGTCAGACGAAGAGAGTGAAGTGAGGAGTTTCCTTCAGTGTCTGCCCTACATCTCACAGCTGAG TTTTACTCCTTCACAGGGTCAGAGAAGATCCcctgaagagaggagaaagagagagaggacattccTACTGAATCTGTGCCTTCAAGCAGCTCTCCATGAGAGAGAAACCATACAAACAACTGTAGAGAAAGTGTTGTCACTGTCTAAAGTACATCACAACCAGAAATGTGATTTCCTGCTGGATCTGTTCTCACATGTGAAGGACTATGAGACTCAAACAGGCAGGAGGGTCCTTCCAGCATTACAGCCAGTTTACCAGTCAGCTCCTGCagtctggtccatagacctctcAGAGAGAAAGACCTCCCGCCTCCTAGAAGTGCTGAAACTCCAACCAGAGAAGAAACCAGTAGAGCTGAAGGACTGGTCAGATGAAGAGAGTGAAGTGAGGAGTTTCCTTCAGTGTCTGCCCTACATCTCACAGCTGAG TTTCCATCCATGGTGGTCTGATCCCTCAAAGCAGATCAAGTTCCTGGTGGATCTCCTGTCTCAAGCAGCAGAGTGGGAGGagcagacaggagagaagacactGAAGCTGGTATCATCAGTGTGGACTTACAGCACCTTTCCTTATCACTATGGAGACAATTATAAACAGAGTGATTCCCTGCTGGATCTGTACTCACATGTGAAGGACTATGAGACTCAAACAGGCAGGAGTGTCCTTCCAGCATTACAGACAGTTTACCAGTCAGCTCCTGCagtctggtccatagacctcAGAAAGAGAAAGGCCTACCTCCTCCTAGAAGTGCTGAAACTCCAACCAGAGAAGAAACCAGTAGAGCTGAAGGGCTGGTCAGATGAAGAGAGTGAAGTGAGGAGTTTCCTTCAGTGTCTGTCCTACATCTCACAGCTGAG TTTCTGTCCAGTCTGGTCTGATCCCTCAAAGCAGATCAAGTTCCTGGTGGATCTCCTGTCTCAAGCAGCAGAGTGGGAGGagcagacaggagagaagacactGAAACTGGTATCATCAGTGTGTACTTACAGCACCTTTCCTTTTCACTATGGAGACAATTATAAACAGAGTGATTTCCTGCTGGATCTGTACTCACATGTGAGGGACTATGAGACTCAAACAGGAAGGAGTTTCCTTCCAGCATTACAGGCAGTTTACCAGTCAGCCAGGCCTGCagtctggtccatagacctcAGAAAGAGAAAGGCCTCGCTCCTCCTAGAAGTGCTGAAACTCCAACCAGAGAAGAAACCAGTAGAGCTTAAGAGCTGGTCAGATGAAGAGAGTGAAGTGAGGAGTTTCCTTCAGTGTCTGCCCTACATCTCACAGCTGAG CTGTGGTGATGACAGGTTCTTCCAGACTGTGTGTGAATCCATCCCTGTGAGGTCCAGAGAGGAGGACCAGCAGTTGGCCTCTCTCCTCCAGGCATTGGGCTCCACCCTGTCACTGGGAGGAGAGTTACCCAGGAAAACCTGCAGGTCTGTGGGGAGAGTCCTGGGTCTCTGTGCCTCCAGAGTGGACCTCACTCTCACCCCCAGCAAGATCTCTCTCCAAGGAGCCGCACTTCTTTTGAGACATGAGTCAAAGCTCCACAAGCTCAG GCTGAGTGTTGGTGTGGCAGTGAAACTGTCCAGACTGgttaggaggacagggagaggtgctACTCCACTGACTGTCCCAGAACTCTCCCTGGTCCTAAAGAGCAGCCAGCCACCAGAGAGAGTGTTATCCAGGGCTCTGAGTAGTGTGGCGTCCCTGCTGAGACTCTGGAGGGTTCAGTGTCTGGACCTGACTGACTTCTGCATTCAGGGTCACTCTCTCATCACACTGCTGTGTCACCagggacctctctctctcag ACTGAACTCAGAAACTTTGCAGCAGCTGACTGTAGTAGTCTATGAAGCTCAGGACAAGGACTTGACTCAGTGGTTCCTGGAGAAGGTTGGTGGAGACCTGACCTCCTGCAGGCTGGACTGGGAAGTGCTTCTCTCTCTAATGCAGCATTCAACCCACAACATCACTGTGGACCTCAGGAAGAACCGGCTCCTAGAGAAGAACAGCTCAGATCTTCTCCCCTTTCTGGGAAGGGTTACTCTCAAGAG GTCCAGTTCCAGCTTTGTAAAGTCCTCCATCAGACAGATCTATGACAGTAGAGCCAGTGACTGTGTGTCCAGTTTGTTGAGTTCTTCAGACCATTGGATCAACCTGAACAGCAGAGAGCTGGACAGAGTGGACTGTACCGCTCTGTGTTTTACCCTGCTGCACAGCCACCAAGTCAAAGTCAACCTGCTGTGGACCTCCATACCACCGGGGGAGATAGAGAGCATCCTGCCTCTtctggacagagtctcccaactCAG tgttgaCAGGAGGTTACTGCTGAGTTTCCTCCAGTGCTGTGCTGCCTCTCAGATCCATCAGGGGGCGCCACCACTACCAACAGCAGTATGGCTGCTCAGGTCTCTGCACTACAGACTGgacttctcctgctcctcctctgtgGACCTGTCAGCTCAGGACCAGGGGGAGGCTCTGTGTCTGACCACTGACCATTGCAGGGCCATCAACTCTGTTCTGAAGCAGAACCAACACGGCACCCCGCTGGTTCAGAACCAGGTCCAGATCATCCTAAGAGACTGTGAGGTGGAGGACAGAGCACTGAGGGAGCTGCTTCCCATCCTGAATATTGTCAAGCTGAG CCCCAGCAAAGCTCTGCTACTTCAGCTGCTGTACCTTGTGTGTGAGGGGATTGAAGAGGGGCTGCTGAGGCACGCAGAGTCCCTGTGCAGAGCCCTGGATGGGGAGCTGGACCTCAGTGAGACCAGGCTGGACCAGAAGGCCTGTGGATCTCTGGCCCTGGTTCTGGAACACTCAGAGGGTCTGTCAGAACTGGACCTCAGCCACTGTCAACTCACAGACCACCAGCTACAGCCCCTGATCACACACCTTCATAAAGTACAAGTCCTGGA cctgagCCACAATGACATCACTGATGCTCTGACTGACAGAATACTCCAACTGGTCTCTACCAACACTTCAATACACACCGTACG ACTCTTCAACAACAGAATCCAGGACAGAAGACCCTTCCTGACAGATAAGAGGTTTGACATCTGGTGA